In Ananas comosus cultivar F153 linkage group 7, ASM154086v1, whole genome shotgun sequence, the sequence TTTGATGATGCATTTACACCTGCACCCAAATCTTTATGCATTATGCTCTCACTATGCTTTCAGGCAGAATCCAAGCCCGCATTTCTATCTCCATCATCGTGTTCCTCAAGCGAAGCTTGTAGGCCTGAGATAAGTAAATCCATTAATGGGATTTCTCTATATATGCTACAATATGATGAATAAATCTTTAGTCTTAACGCATGCAAGTCATGCTTAGGaagcaggaaaagaaaagggcATTGATGTACTAATAAAGGAAATAGTAAAACGCTTGAAGGGAATGCTAAGTTGTGTATGTAAGTCTTCTTATTCTAAGGGAAACTCTAGATATGCATGGAATGCCACTGGATAGCTCCAACTGCTTTGGCACGTAGCTTCTAGAACAGCTTCTCTAGTAGGAAAAGCAACAGCACCCACCTGTTCTAGAGAAGCTTTTGGTGTAGTCTTGCTTATAAAAACATGCAAGTGCTTCGACGAACAGCTTCAGTCATCAACACTTCTAAAGAAGCTTCCGCCAGGCAAAACAGGCCCCTAAAGAGGAACCACGACACGCTCATGGCAATGGCAGCACCAACTTACACTTTTTCATGCGGTTATTATCAAATGTAATGGAAGCCAATGTGGCCCAATCAGCCATAAGTAATGAAACCAAATTTTCGTCATTTAGtcctatttctttctctctctctattctatGTAAAGTAAAATTGGACATAACAAAGGTTACATCATATGTACATAAAACAGTAAGGGCATGCTTCATTCAAAATTGGAATCGAATCGAAGCAGGAATCGATATAAGCCGGAATGGAAAACGGAATGATGGAATTTCctaatttgtttggtttattttatgaatcataattagaataaaattaaagtttagaagtttaaagtttaattaaaatttaaattcactgTCTAAATTGGTAAtcaaaattagaattcaaatttagactcaaagtttgaacttaaaatttaaatttaaattttcttcataattcaaatttaaattcaaagtcaaaaatttaaaagtaaattcaaatatttaacttatattaaaatttaagaaattaaaacttaaatttaaatccataatttaaattcaaatttaaaattataatttaatctaataaaatttgcatctagttttatattttaattaaaaaactgctagtgaaaaaaaaaaatttctcaatcCCTTCCGGATTCAAAATTAACTCTCCCATCTATGGTGGAGTTATTTTGGAGGGATTCGGCTCCGCCTAGAATAGAAATTGGAATGTCAGTTCCTCAAATCAAACACTAACAACAGAAATAGCTTATTTCGATTCCCATTCCAAGTCTCAAATCCTtccaaccaaacaagccctaaattcCAAAATAAATGTACTCATCCTATACCTCAGGatataacataaaaaaaaattggaaaaccAATAAAATTGTTGTAATAAAATATGTTTCCCAACCACTGAATCTACACAGCGCAAATCTTAGGGTGAATCTCTACAAAGTGCTAATCATATGTAGATAAACATTGGTACTAAGAAACTAAATCAATGAAACAAAATCCCATAAATCCAAATTCTATCCACCAATTATAACCATAACCATGTAGTTAAACTAAGGAATCAAactgctttaaaaaaaaaaaatgaacccATGAACTCAAATAACTTAAACAGCATCTAAAACTTACacaatgaggaaaaaaaaaaaacaaaaattatcatGCATCAAATTCCTGTAAATTTTGATAGCTACCTCATTTGATTCTTCTTCACCTCGCTTCCTTCGACAACAAtgatggaaataaaaaaaaaattactactcGTAAGagctcaaaaagaaaaaaggggagAGATCAAGGGAGTTAAATGACTCAAACGAGTgggaaaagttaaaaaaaaatgaaaattgagaTGGAGTCGTGCTTAAGAATTTTGAGGAGGATGTGGTAGTGGTGGAGGAAGCGAAGTTCACGACACGTACGGTGAGGTGCGCTCGCGAaggtagggttttttttttttattcccccCTCAATATTTTGGCATTTAATTATTCGCTCTTTATATTATCAGGCTGAGCGGCTGCCACGTGGACGTTTGCGGGCCGCTAGTTCTGCTATGGCTCGTATTGTTTGTTGCGCGGGGGTATTTCGATAACGTTCTTGCTGTGAgactaataaaataatttgttgaatcggattaactaattaattctTTTGTCTACGGTGAACATGCGTCTTGCACTCCCAGAATATGAGGGGGGCCTGTTTGACAATGGGACgattattaagttttattagCAAGATGTCATGACTAAATTGAGAAAAACTAGTTATATTTCTAAATGAGTATACGATGCACGTCTCATTCATTTAGAAAGAGAATTACTTTATTAGTCATATTGAATCGTCACCCTAAATGGATGAGATATATGTATAGTATTactcaactaaatttatttatttattcattaacctttgaaaaaaagaacacaagaactatacaagagaaaaaaatatcttCCGGTTTTATATAGAACTGTCAACGAGTCAAACACGAGTAAACTAGGGCTAGTTtatgttcgactcgtttaatgGCTTGTGTTCAATTAAACGAGATAAACACAAGCTGGTTTCGTAGAATAtcaagttgaaaaattcagTCTTTATTTGGcttatttattaacgagccaGATACGAAATAACTCATGAAcaacaaatcaaatttttagtcatactaatggtaaaaaattttataaaaatatattattaatttaataattaaaattcaaaaaaaatataagtctCTTCAAATTTGAGCtggcctaatatatatatatatacatagagagagagagagtgttatATGGAGCCGAAAATGAGGGAGCTGATCGCAACTTGGGATCAGCTTGTTAAAATTTTGAGCTAAAATATTTAGCTCatatttggctcgtttattaaacgagcagTCGATCTCAACGAACATGAGCTAGATTGGCAGTCCTAGTTCTACATGATCTTTGAGTTTTATTGGCGACGTAATGAGCTTTGATATTACTCTCTGTTGATGtatagattaattaatttagtttatatatatggaTAATGCTACGGAAGACACCGATGGCATTGTAAGCAGGAATTGTTTGGATAACAAAATGTATCACTTCACCATTGGAGCACTCGAAGTAGTCAAAATTtcgataacaaataataaagtgTAACATTCACTTTTAATGGAAAAGTTGGCAAAAATAAACTCTCTATCAAATATTTCACTTGTGCTGTAGAACAGATAATATTGTAATTTTGAATCAAGataatactaaaaatattattcttatactttcaataaaatatatattttttagttttgaagCCAAAATGTGTGACGGAATGTTACTATAATTATAAAGAATGTTTCTACgtgtataatattataattttttatttctaagttatccaaattgaataaaaatttgCTGAAAACAATCACCAACATACACTCTATCTGTGGTCTATCGTCAAAATGACACGAGTGTTGTATATTCACATAAATTGATGGATGGAATGGTTTCACGTTAGAGACCATCTCTAacaaatgtatttttttatttggctaATTCTATTTTTGTCTATCGTAAGGCCCTTTGAAATTCCCAacgatatttttaattatacgaAACAAttgttattctctaaaaacttaaattaatagataacgtatttatatttaatatttttttcttatatatgatattgagatattttaataaaccaaatatgtgagtttaaattaaattgaaaaaaatcaaggatttaaactaaataaaagaaaattaaaaatacaatgAGCTTGACATGactcaaatttagaattttttggtcagatattttgttaaattatataaataactgttattttttaaaactttagctagagtaatatttttaatatatatttttaacccTCGGTCAACGGACACTAACCAAGTACgaccatttttaaaatttgaagctgCCTCGGTCCATTTTCGGCCCACATGTCTATAAAGCGGGGttaacaacaacagcaacaaaaagaaaaaaagaaaaaaaaaagaaaaaagaaaaaaacaaaggacCGAGATTCTTCTTCCGAAAGGAAGCGCCgcctcttctcttctccctgCCTATAAATTCAACCACGCACGCGGCGGGAAACGTCTCTATCGGGTCGATTTCGCCTCTTctgctcatctctctctctctctctcgcttgcgCTCTCGCCATGGATTTGGACCCCGAGGGCATCTTCCGAgacgattccgactccgacgaCGAGTTCTACCAGGTAATCGTAGAGTTCCTGAAACCCTAATGGCGAATCCCTTACCCTCCACCTTCGTAATCGCCTTCTTGTTGTGGTTTCTAACGCAGGAAAAGGAAGCCTCTAAGGAGTTGGTCGTGTACCTCGTCGATGCGTCCCCTAAGATGTTCGCCCCTGTACCTACGGATGTGAGCCCGCTTCTTTTCTCATTCTTGAATCATCTTTCGATATGTCAACAGTTTTCTGTTGTAGTATAGGGTTTTGATTCCTTCTTCGACGCATTCTTGGAGTTTTCTTGTATGCAATGTTCTTTTGAGTAATGTGTTGTTGGATTTGTATCCTATATAATGTGCTGCTTTGCTAAGTTAGTAGCGAgttacaaaaatttcaaataatatcTTTACTGTCGTAAATGTCCTTGGAGTTTTAAGGAGTTCTGATTGGTAGCAAATAAGCAATATAGATGCGAAGTTTTCCTTAAATTGAGTAGTTGCTATAGTGGGGCCTGCACTTAAGGTTGGTGTTCTTGGAATTTGAAGTGGTATCATTCATAAAATGTTTATTCTGAAGTATATTTGTAGAAGAGAGATATGGAAACTACAATTTAGctcctatatatatgtatatgttttgACCATATTCTTGAATCATCTTTATATACGACAATGTTATTAATGTGCTGTAATCTTGGGTTTGGATTCCTTCTTGCATTAATTTTCATAATGAAGTCATTCTTGGTTCTGTGATACCTGGATTTCTTTTAAGCGTTAATGTGCTGTAGGATTTGTACCTGGATTTCTTTTTCTTGACTTATCTTTCTATACGTGGAAAGGATTTTGTTAGGAAGTTGTAATCTTGCGTTTTTCTTCTCTCCttggattgattttttttttttacattgtcATTCTTGGTTTTTGTTGTTTGTCGGTTTTCTTTCTATATGCAGTGTCCCTTTATGTGATCTGTTTCTTTATATTTACTCAATATGATGGGTTACTTTCTAAATTGGTTTTGATATCTTTAGTAATCACAGTTGGGGTTTTAAGGTATTTGGGTTGGTAACAAGTGATAAATGTTTTGTGGGTTTCCTTTAAATCAAATACTTGCTGTGGTGGAACATCTTTAGGAGGTAGATATTCTTGAAATTTCAAGCGACAGCTTCAGTAGAATGTACGTTTTGATTACTTGTTGAAACAAAACAGtatgcaaaattgcataagTAATTTGCTTGATTGCAAATTTGCTTGTTTACCTTCTACTGAAGCAGTATGCAAAAAAGCTAATAACTTGCTGCTTTGCTAAGTTAGGTAGCTTTCCAATGCTGATAGCAACTGAACTAAGCGAGCTGCTTATTCCACCGTTAGCATTGATTATGCTAGTAAATATTGTTGCCAAGCCGTTATATGGCCCTATTTTTATCCCATGCTATTTTCACGCAAAATTTGTCTGGCACATAACAAGTattttcttgtgcttctttttctttttgcaggaAGGTGGAACAAAGGAAACCCACTTTCATATTGCAATAAACAGTATCTTACAGTCTTTAAAGGCCCAAATTATTGGTAGATCCTACGATGAAGTAGCAATTTGCTTTTATAACACTGTAAGTTAGTACCGATAATTTTGATTGTGTTACTGTGTAGGATAGTCACATTCTTTAGGACTTCTATGATAACTGCAGATGACCCTTTCAACAGCATCCTCTTTTTAGTATTATCAGTGGACTTGTTTCTTATGTTCATATTTTCCTTTATAATGTTGTGACACTAGGTGGCGAaggttagagaaaaaaaaagtacttaaTTTGTTAAAGTTGTTTCTAAGAGGGGACCACTTATTGGACTGAAAATGTGTTTGGTCAGGCCCTATTTTGTTCAACTGGCCATTCTTCAATTCAACTGTTTTTCCCAAGAAGtaactttaatatattattctatagtACAAAATATAGCCTTTAAATACAACAAGAATTTTATTGTgtattaaaatcttaaaaacaGAGTAAATGTAGAAAAAGAATATGATACACATTAATGAAGCATCAAGCCTCACTGTTTGTCATTATCGTGGAATGTTTTTTGTAACTGGAGAAAAATGAGGACTGGTATTTGGGAAAAACAATTCTGacttgctttttctttttgcaatcTTAGTAGACAACAACCTTTTTTGTTTCAGTTActgaagaaaaaaatgaaaattcaatTTAGCATGCTTAGGTTTTGGAGCTGGCTCGTGCCTAATGCCAAGCTTGAGTAGGTTAATGCCAAGCTTGAGTAGGTTCTCTTGGCTTCATCAACAGAACTCAGCTGATTAGCAGCCTACAAGTGATGCATACTGTTAAGAAGGGTGCAAGCCAGAAATGCAGAATAGCAGCTTGATTGCTAAACTTGCATAAGTAGGAGAGCGTTCTTATCGTTATTAGCTTTTTTTCATGTTATTGACCTATTCAGGCATGATATATGACTAATTTATgatttatttggatgaaaagtaTGGCGCATTAATAATGTGTACAAGTGAAGACAAACTAATGATAATGTAACATGTACtgaattttcacttttttttgcTTCATGGCTTTTAATTGTACAACCTCAAAATGAAATAGCAATGAGCGTAATATGTTTTCTGGAAGTTGTAGATGTTATCTTAGAGGTGCTAAGCCAGTTAAATATGTGAAGCAATTAGTTGCACTTAGTTGTTATGTTGATATGTCTCATTCCTTTGTGCATTTATACTTAGCTTTTTTGCTTGTCCTTAATTGAACTGATTATTTATTTCCTTGGTCTTTGTTGGTTTCATTCATTTGGTAACCATAATCTAAGATCATTTTATCTTTTGCTTCCTACATTCTtgtagaaggaaaagaaaaatttacagGATTTAAGTGGTGTTTATGTCTTCAATGTTCCGGAAAGAGAATGGCTTGATAGGCCCACGGCAAGGTTAATTAAGGAATTCTCCAGTATTGAGGGTAATTGTTTCACTGAATTATGTCCATGTagtcataaattttaaatctagtaGTTGATGAATTATTAAATAACTAATTGattttttaccatcacaaatggAGGAGATTTGCAGATTACTTAATAGGCACAACCAATGTATTTCTTTGTATTAGTACCTCTTTTCGAGAGTGATTAGAATTAAATGATGATGCTACCTGTCCTCAATCCAGCAAAGATATTCTTGTCTCATAGTGGATGTAGAAGAAAATGTATAGAACAAATTGGAAAGTATTAGCAAAAGATcttgaaaagaaattaaagttcTTGAGAAGTAGCCCATGGTTTCCTTGCAACCAACTGTTCTTCTGATTTTTCATGGCTGGGAAGCTAAAAAGCTCCTAGATGTTGACAGCACACCTTCATTGATGATCATCAACATTTTGAGTAGTGCTCTAAAGCCAACTAAATAGCCCTGACTAGTTGTAGCTTTAGGAATGATCTTCTACTGTATATGTATGGATTTAATTGATTCAGCTTACCATGAAAATGTAATACACCTTGGAGACAATCTTCTTCTAAGAAACTGTCATATATTTGTAAGGCAGAATCTTTTATGAGCAACATTGGTAGTCGGTACTGGATCGTTTCGGGGTCTCGAGATAATTCCTTATACAATGCTCTTTGGGTGGCACAAGCACTATTGCGCAAGGGGTAATGTGCACGAGTTATCATTCTTTCTCTTATGTAATTGCTCAAATCATGCTTTCAACCTTGTTATGTATCTGGGCTGTCGTTCATTTATTGTAATTATCTCAGTTCTGCAAAAACTGTAAGTAAGCGGATCCTTCTATTCACAAATGAGGATGATCCCTTTGGAAGTATTTCTGGGGCAATAAAATCAGATATGGTCCGGACAACGCTACAACGTGCCAAAGTaatgttcttgtactcatgtGTTTAGATATTAAAGCTCTTGATTTctaatgtatatatttttttccagtATATATCAATTGAGTAATCCTTATGTGCCTCCTAGGATGCACAAGACCTTGGCATCTCAATTGAACTTCTTCCCTTCAGGAGGCCAGATGAGGAATTTGATGTCTCCATTTTTTATGCCGTAAGTATCACCTCTTTGAATGCTATGTATTGTTCTTTTCTGCTGTGATCATAAGTATTTATTCCTTTTGCATTTGGAATTTCTCGTATTTTACATTGCAGGAGTTGATTGGTTTGGAAACTGATGAGATACCTAATTTCTTGCCATCTGCTAGTGACAAGTATGCTTGGCATTACATATTTAGTGCTTTGTCTAAGTTATTGCTATAATAACTATTGGTTTCATTATTTTGTATTCAgttaatttgattttaagaaCCTTTATTTGTTCAACCTAACTACTTGCTGTAGTaattaagaggaaaaaaatgTAGGGCCTCTGTTTGTAGGTAGAGGCTTGATTCACATTTGAAAGTTTATTTTCTGTGATACTTGTGATGCTCACAGAATTCTTAAGTCCTCAATCAACTGATTATATGAAGGTTTTGgctttaaaacttaaaaactcAGGAGTGCTTGTTCTGTTGCcaaaatattttgaagtatAAATTGCATGGTTTCATTCAGAGAACCACCTCTCATCTGCTAACTGTTTATTACGCTTCAGTCCTCTACAACACTAGTTTCATTGTATTTATTTTAAGTTAGCACATTGCAGGTTAGAAGATATGACAGATCAGTTAAGAAAACGGATATTCAAGAAGCGGAAAGTTAAGACTCTGACATTTTCAATAGCAAATGGTATATCCATTGAAGTTAATACATATGCTTTAATTCGTCCAACTTTACCAGGTATTTCCCTCTCCACTATGTTCTTTctgtctttatttatttatttatttattcctaATAGGAGAAAAGTTAGAAAAGATCCTGCTAGACGTTCCTGCTGCCAAGTCAtatccttcttcctctttgtaGGGGCTATTATGTGGCTTGACTCAGTTACTAATCTTCCGCTGAAGGTAATAATTTACTCATCTAACTTCAGAAAGTATTAAATTCCATCtatttgtagaaaaagaaagatcacTTTCTTGTGTCTATATGCTTATAGATATTAATCTACACAGATTCACCATGGTTCACCTTGTTTCATGTCATGTAATGCTGTACATTGGTACTTGGAGAATTGTTACTCTGTTGCTGTAGTTTTGGTTCATGCAATCAGAGGGAGACTGTGCTAAGATCCTCTAAACATCACGGGGCTATAGATCATACTTTTTGATGTAGTAACTATCTTTGAGTACGAGCTGTAAGAGAGACAAAATCCTATTGTTCAAATCATTGTTCTCACATTGCTCGAATAAAGCCCGGCATGATATTTATACAACATATTGGTAGTAGCTTGTCTACTCCCGATCAATTTAATTAGATGTTCAATCCTGGTGCAGTATTCAACGTGTATGTTCTTTTAAAGTTTTTGTTCATGTCTTGGCTGCATTTCTGTGGTTATATTATGTGCTATTGCGACAATTCTTGGTTTTGCAGAATGAAAGGTCCATTATTTGTGCCGATACTGGAGCTCTTTACCAAGCACCACCTAAACGGTTTCAACCTTATAAGAAGTAAGTGGTCAGAGCTTGAGATACTTCTTAAATGACATTGACATTTtgccttaattaattattcatgCTCCTTGAATGGTAAGCTTCATCACTCTCTACTTGGCTCTTCTCAATATTCTAAGGTGAACTCAACGGTTTAGGGTTGAAATAATCATCCTAGTTGTAGTTTTTAGTTGGGATGGAGTCGATAAATGGGACTTGGTTTGCATCAAGAGGTGGTCCTTCACGGGCTATAATGAAATtgtatttcttttcctttttggttTCCATACGTGGTGGATCAATTATCTGGATGAAAGAACATCTGTTTTCCTTCATGTTCTATTTTTGGCCAGCAAACAATCATCATTGCCAACATTATTTGCCTGTGTACTGCATTAGGACTTTGGAATAGTGTTTTATGACGTAGGAGGTTAACTGAATGATTTCAATATTAGCTTAAAGTTGCACTAATGCATCTTCCATTTGACGGAGCCAGAAGCAATCTTGACATGATATAAATCATTTATATGTTACCATTTGCCGATGCCAAACTGTATTCTTCATCATGAAATTGTCTCATTTACTTCTGGAAAAGGAAAATTAATGTAAATAAAGAATATGATTCGTTTTCATTCTTCCAATAGAAAGGCTAAATTGCAAATACCATTCCAAGTAGCTACCTCAT encodes:
- the LOC109713345 gene encoding ATP-dependent DNA helicase 2 subunit KU70 isoform X1, coding for MDLDPEGIFRDDSDSDDEFYQEKEASKELVVYLVDASPKMFAPVPTDEGGTKETHFHIAINSILQSLKAQIIGRSYDEVAICFYNTKEKKNLQDLSGVYVFNVPEREWLDRPTARLIKEFSSIEESFMSNIGSRYWIVSGSRDNSLYNALWVAQALLRKGSAKTVSKRILLFTNEDDPFGSISGAIKSDMVRTTLQRAKDAQDLGISIELLPFRRPDEEFDVSIFYAELIGLETDEIPNFLPSASDKLEDMTDQLRKRIFKKRKVKTLTFSIANGISIEVNTYALIRPTLPGAIMWLDSVTNLPLKNERSIICADTGALYQAPPKRFQPYKNEIIKFSVNELSEIKKLSNNHLRLLGFKPLDCLKDYHNLRPSTFIFPTDEEIVGSTRIFIALHKSMLRLRRFALAFHGSSTHPQLVALVAQDEITSANGQVEPPGMHMIYLPYSDDIRHIEEDHMAADDNASRATDEQIKKASALLRRIDLKNFSVCQFTNPALQRHYGILQALALGEDEMPDIKDETVPDEEGMARPGIVNVIQEFKNAVYGENHDQEEDESAAGRGHASGASKKRKEMTEAAAKESSSRDWEELAENGKLKDLTVAELKNYLIMHKLPVTGKKETLISRILTHLGK
- the LOC109713345 gene encoding ATP-dependent DNA helicase 2 subunit KU70 isoform X2; the protein is MDLDPEGIFRDDSDSDDEFYQEKEASKELVVYLVDASPKMFAPVPTDEGGTKETHFHIAINSILQSLKAQIIGRSYDEVAICFYNTKEKKNLQDLSGVYVFNVPEREWLDRPTARLIKEFSSIEESFMSNIGSRYWIVSGSRDNSLYNALWVAQALLRKGSAKTVSKRILLFTNEDDPFGSISGAIKSDMVRTTLQRAKDAQDLGISIELLPFRRPDEEFDVSIFYAELIGLETDEIPNFLPSASDKLEDMTDQLRKRIFKKRKVKTLTFSIANGISIEVNTYALIRPTLPGAIMWLDSVTNLPLKNERSIICADTGALYQAPPKRFQPYKNEIIKFSVNELSEIKKLSNNHLRLLGFKPLDCLKDYHNLRPSTFIFPTDEEIVGSTRIFIALHKSMLRLRRFALAFHGSSTHPQLVALVAQDEITSANGQVEPPGMHMIYLPYSDDIRHIEEDHMAADDNASRATDEQIKKASALLRRIDLKNFSVCQFTNPALQRHYGILQALALGEDEMPDIKDETVPDEEGMARPGIVNVIQEFKNAVYGENHDQEEDESAAGRGHASGASKKRKEMTEAAAKESSSRDWEELAENGKVS